GCGCTGTTGACCCTGGCCACGCCAAAGGATGAAGTCGTGCTGCGTCTGGAGAGCGGTGGCGGCATGGTCCACAGCTACGGTCTGGCGTCTTCGCAACTGGCGCGCATTCGTGATGCCGGCGTTCCACTGACCGTGTGCATCGACAAGGTTGCGGCCAGCGGCGGCTACATGATGGCGTGCATCGGCGAGAAGATCATCAGCGCCCCGTTCGCCATCCTCGGCTCGATCGGGGTGGTGGCGCAGTTGCCAAACGTCAATCGCCTGCTGAGAAAGCATGACATCGACTTTGAGGTCCTCACCGCCGGCGAATACAAGCGGACCCTGACCGTATTTGGCGAAAACACCGAAAAGGGCCGTGAGAAATTTCAGGAAGACCTGGACGTCACCCATCAGCTGTTCAAGAACTTCGTGTCCCGCTATCGCCCGCAACTGGCCATCGACGAAGTGGCCACCGGCGAAATCTGGCTCGGCGTTGCCGCGCTCGACAAGCAGCTGGTTGACGAACTCAAGACCAGCGATGAGTACCTCGCCGAACGGGCGAAAAAATCCGAGCTTTATCACCTGCACTATGCCGAACGCAAAAGCCTGCAGGAACGCATCGGCATGGCGGCCAGCGGTTCGGTCGATCGCGTATTGCTGAACTGGTGGAGCCGGTTGACTCAGCAACGTTTCTGGTAACACATGCTAATAATGGTCTCTTTCATTGTCTCGCAGTGAAAGGGGCCGTTTTTTTTTGTGGCGGTATATATGTAGCACTTTTTAAGAAAGTCGCTCGATAGGCTAGCGTTCCTAGTTAATTTCGAGTGGTCACAATGTCATCTCTGCCCGCGAACCCAAACATTCCTGTATTAACTCCAGATCAACAGGGTGTTTTTTTCGATTTGATTAAAAGTAATACACCAGGCTGGTTGTTGACCGCCTCAAGTCAACTGCGACGTGAGCTCTATGAAAGTCTGATCACCAGCCATCGTTCAAGGAGTGAGCTCGGCGACATCCTGAAGGGCTTGAAGTCGCCTGAAAGCTTCTGTACTCCGCTGCTGGCCCAAGCCATGTCGGACAAGCTGGGCACACCGCTTGATACGGTGGGCGTGATCTTTCAGCACGTACGGTCAACGTCCAGTCTGCTGGGGCTTCGCAAGAAGCTCGTCCTGCCGATTGATCGGGATTTGCTCTCCGCGGCCTGTGAAAATTTTGAACTCAATGAAACACTGCCCGGAAACTATAGTAATACTTCGTTGATTTACATCCCTGAATCAATCACCGGCACTGTCAACGAAATAGTATCGATAGAGCCGCATGAGTTTGCTGCATTGTGCCGAAAACTTGATCTTGGGAAACAATATCAGGCGCATGTTCAATCGTTGTTTCAACCGGCCTCCGGCATTAACGAATTGCGTAACAAGTATGTTGCGCACGCAAAGAACAGCTTTGAAGTGCAGCGGCATATAGCGCTGATGAAAAAGACTGTCAGTACGGAAATGCACCAGGTGTTAAAGGCCGTCAAGGAACAGCAGCCTGTCAAGCTGGGTACCAACACACTGGGTTACCAAGCGTTGACGATGTTTGATGTAACGATCAATGGGGCAATGTTTATCGGGCCGGTCGGCGAGCATGAGGATGACGATTACCGCTGCGTGGTTTATCTGCCGGATGACCCGTTGCATCCTTTGAAGGAGTACGTGTCGTTCAAGGATTTCGAGGTGGAATTGAGTGGGCGATTGAGAACCACCGCGTTCAGGAAATTCTTCATGCGCTACATCAAGCTGGGTGAACGGTCTGCGTTTCTGCAAGCCCTTGATAAGGGGTTGACGTCGCCTGCTTCCTCACCTCTTCCCGCGAGCAGTGTTTACGTCTCGCTGTCTGGTGCAGACATACAAGGTGACATGTTTCAGGAAATATTTCGTCAGTACACAAGCCAGGTCATGGCGGATACCCGGCTTCTGGTGGTGCCCACCGACGATGAAGACGAAAAAACCCGACTGGACAGACTGGAGACCTACAAGTCCATAGGTCTCAACCTCCTTTTGTTCGGTGCGTCGTTTGTACCGTTTGTAGGCCACATCCTGTTGGCAGTGACGGTCATGCAGCTGCTGTCGGAGGTGTATGAAGGCGTCGCCAGCTGGTCCAGAGGCGAGCAGGAACAGGCCACGGACTATCTGTTCGATACCGTCGAAAACCTGATTCTGATGGCCGCGTTTGCCGCAGGCTCGGCAGCCGTTGGCACGGCGTATAAAACCATCAGGACCTCCGTCTTCATCGAGCGCCTGAGAAAGGTTCCGGGCGTGGATTCCCGAGGCCGTTTGTGGAATCCGGACCTGTCGGGCTATCAACAGAGCCGGCGGTTACCTCGCACGCTCGCGCCTGATGTACGAGGACTGCATTGGGTGGGCGGTCAAGCGTACCTTCCCATTGATACGAGTCTTTATGCGGTACGTCCAAAACCGGCGACGGACCTGTGGGAGGTGATCCCCCCGGTTAATAGCGTCGGCACCTATGCGCCCGAGCTCGAAACCAATGATGCAGGGGCCTGGCGACATGACTCGGAACTGCCGCAAGAATGGGATCGGCTCAAATTGTTTCGCCGTTTCGGTTACACCCGCGAACAATTGTCAGATACCGCCGC
This DNA window, taken from Pseudomonas fluorescens NCIMB 11764, encodes the following:
- the sohB gene encoding protease SohB produces the protein MEFLSEYASFLAKTVTLVIAILVVLASFASLRSKGRRKSAGQLQVSKLNDFYKGLRERLEQTLLDKEQLKALRKVEAKTEKKQKKKPEAKSRVFVLDFDGDIKASATESLRHEITALLTLATPKDEVVLRLESGGGMVHSYGLASSQLARIRDAGVPLTVCIDKVAASGGYMMACIGEKIISAPFAILGSIGVVAQLPNVNRLLRKHDIDFEVLTAGEYKRTLTVFGENTEKGREKFQEDLDVTHQLFKNFVSRYRPQLAIDEVATGEIWLGVAALDKQLVDELKTSDEYLAERAKKSELYHLHYAERKSLQERIGMAASGSVDRVLLNWWSRLTQQRFW